AAGATTGGGAAAAAGCATTACAAGATCTTGAATGTGATCGTTGAAGCAAATAAGCAACGAGTGGTTTTGTACAAGTTAAGGACTGCAACACAGCGTTTGCATAGCAACTGGAGAAGAAAAAGGTAAAGTAAGTTAAGACAGCACATAGGCATTACACAAAACGGAATCTTCCTGTTATACAATCATTGCTCAAAAAAGAAGTAACTGAGGCAATACCTGTTTCCACAATTCACGAGGCCCCTAGGTGATAAGTAAAACACTTCCCACTGAAAGAACTTAACAAATTCCTCGTATGGAAAAAGCATCTGAAAAAAACAAGAGATATTGACTCAGATAAATAGGAAACTTAGAGATAGAATTGAATTAGCAAACAGACAAATTATATGGACAGGGAGACTAACTCTCAGGTTTTGATGTCGATCATCATGCTTTGTAGAGTTTCTTAAACccatcattttcattaaaccCATGGTTGAGGAGATGCCATTCCTTTCTTCATCAGCGCATGTATCCTTAGACCTAACAGTCTCTGGATTATACATAATAAACATGAGACACTAGTACAAAAACAACACTATTTGTGTCAAAGAAAAACCACAGAGAGACACTTACTTGATACTGCAGCAACTTGTCCTTTCTTACTCGTCTCTATGCATGACTGTTCTCCAGATTTGCGCAGTGCAGCGGTTCTGGTCCCTGGTTTAATTTCAATCCACATTAGAAAATGCAAATCTTAAAACTGTATTAGCCTCGACTAGAGTAACTTTCATTAGCTTGTGGATATAGGACTCACCGTTTGCAGGAGATTGTGCGTTTGGACAACCAAAAGAGCTTCTTGCTCCCATATTGCTTTCACAACTTTCTTGCATACCATTACCACTTCCAAAAGTTTGCCCATTCATTTGCATACAAGAGTTATCAACAGAATGCCTTCTAGCATTTGTTTCCACAGCACCGATGTTGCTTCTCGACTACAAACACAGTCACTAGGTTTAAATTTCAAGCACCATGGAGACTTTTAGCAAGAGACAATAACTGTCTTGGCTAACTAATACatggagataaaaaaaaatgttttgagaACAGCTTTACCTTAAGTCTAGTGTGACCCTTCTTGTTATCGCCAGCAGGAAAAGCAGCTTCACCACTAAACGATTCTCGGTTGGACTTGGAAGAAGGATCTGGTTTCCCTACGCTTTTTCTCCCTTGCGTGTTGACTTGTGGTGTAGAGACACCCGAGCTTGCAAATTCTACAGAGCTTTTTGAAGTCTTTCCCTTCGCTTTCTGCTTAGCACTGTTACTACTATTATACATTGAAGCATCCGTGTCTTGGTCATGCAAAACAGAATCATTCTCAAAGGAAGCCCTCTCAGATGAAGAAGGGCAAGTCTCCACAGGGATACATTCGTCTTTATGAGCTAGCCTCCAGTGAATTATTTGGCACTGCCCAGAGCTGCAAAAAACGTCAAAAAATCAAGTCCTTTCATGGGTTAATAATGTCTGTCTTCAACAGGTACATCTCTTAAACTTATATGAAAATCAAAAAGGTGGAAATATATTACCAGTATCTAACAGATTTGCATCTCGAGCAGCGAGTCTTAGCAGGACTAAAACACCTTGCACATACATGAATCTCCTTATTAACAGGAGCCCCACACGTAGCAGCTATAGACTCAGATCTCTGCTGCTCAGCGACAGTCCCACTCACACCAGCCACAAAATCATCTCTTACAGCAGGAACGGACTTGGTCTTGGTTCTTAGAGCTCTATTCTCAGCCTCAAATCTTACACCCCTATTCACATTAACTTCAATCTCAGCCCTCAAAGCTTCTTCAGCTGCCATCTGAGCCAGCAGGTTAGCCCTCCCTCTCTTTTTAGAGATATCACTCCATTTTCCTAATAATATGTAAGCTACCACAGGAAACACAACCAAAACCAAGAACAGTAAAGGTATGTCCGCTCCCCTTGGTTCGAGCATGTCCCTCCTAGCCACGCATTCATGACCCGGTTTTACAGCTTTGTGAGTGTCTCTCTCTTCGGACTACAAAGAGTTCACGCAGCCATAAAATCTCCAAAAAAACCACTCTTATGAGACGCAGTAAGATCTTATCTCCAGGTTCAGACTACTTAAT
This Raphanus sativus cultivar WK10039 unplaced genomic scaffold, ASM80110v3 Scaffold3327, whole genome shotgun sequence DNA region includes the following protein-coding sequences:
- the LOC108822861 gene encoding ubiquitin carboxyl-terminal hydrolase 15 — its product is MLEPRGADIPLLFLVLVVFPVVAYILLGKWSDISKKRGRANLLAQMAAEEALRAEIEVNVNRGVRFEAENRALRTKTKSVPAVRDDFVAGVSGTVAEQQRSESIAATCGAPVNKEIHVCARCFSPAKTRCSRCKSVRYCSGQCQIIHWRLAHKDECIPVETCPSSSERASFENDSVLHDQDTDASMYNSSNSAKQKAKGKTSKSSVEFASSGVSTPQVNTQGRKSVGKPDPSSKSNRESFSGEAAFPAGDNKKGHTRLKSRSNIGAVETNARRHSVDNSCMQMNGQTFGSGNGMQESCESNMGARSSFGCPNAQSPANGTRTAALRKSGEQSCIETSKKGQVAAVSKTVRSKDTCADEERNGISSTMGLMKMMGLRNSTKHDDRHQNLRMLFPYEEFVKFFQWEVFYLSPRGLVNCGNSCYANAVLQSLTCTKPLVAYLLQRSHSRSCSGKDWCLMCELEQHVMMLRESGGPLSASRILSQMRSINCQIGDGSQEDAHEFLRLLVASMQSICLERLGGETKVDPRLQETTLVQHMFGGRLRSKVKCLRCGHESERYENIMDLTLEIYGWVESLQDALTQFTRPEDLDGENMYRCSRCAGYVRARKELSIHEAPNILTIVLKRFQEGRYGKINKCISFPEMLDMIPFMTRTGDVPPLYMLYAVIVHLDTLNASFSGHYISYVKDLRGNWFRIDDSEIHQVPMTQVMSEGAYMLFYMRSYPRPQHNGEAQVRHSQSQPRDEMKEQRKPVNRFIKPRADHHKKNVESSSEWSLFTSSDEASFTTESTRDSFSTVDYTDGCSSVLDSNSPFSIFNNLYHQHAEPSPHNTVACRMFSGTEPETRYFVEEETNHNNTVVMDSSSSQDYYQQSMYVNYETNPGFNCQDQTYSYEQNW